CGTTCGTGCCGGGTTGCGGCCGTGACGGTTTTCCGTGGTGGTGTTCTGGTATGCCGGATGGTTTCCGGACTGTCTCCGCTCTCCTGGGCGGATTCTGTCACGCCCGTTCGCGCTTGCCCACACGGGATAACGCGGAAAAATTTGTCATACTGTTTTTTTGTACAGTATAATCCGATGCCATAATCCGGCCGACATGGTTAACGCATATGGCAAACCAGGCGTCGATCGCAAGACACTGGCCGCCACATTTTCCATTCGCTAGAAACCGCCAGACAGGACATTTCATGGACGACAAAACCAGCAAGGCAGCCGCCTCGGAAAAAGCCAAGGCGCTCGCCGCGGCCCTATCGCAGATCGAAAAGCAGTTTGGCAAGGGTTCGGTCATGCGGTATGGCGACAACGAGGTCGAGCATGACATCCAGGTGGTGTCCACGGGGTCGCTGGGCCTGGATATCGCCCTGGGCGTGGGTGGCCTGCCGCGCGGCCGGGTAATCGAGATCTACGGGCCGGAATCGTCGGGCAAGACCACGCTGACGCTGCAGGTCATCGCCGAAATGCAAAAAATCGGCGGCACGTGCGCGTTCATCGATGCCGAACACGCGCTGGACGTGCAATACGCCTCCAAGCTTGGTGTCAACCTGACCGACCTGCTCATCTCCCAACCGGACACGGGCGAGCAAGCCCTCGAAATCACCGATGCACTGGTCCGTTCGGGCTCGGTCGACCTCATCGTCATCGACTCGGTCGCCGCGCTCGTGCCCAAGGCCGAAATCGAAGGCGAAATGGGCGATTCGCTGCCTGGCCTGCAGGCCCGCCTGATGAGCCAGGCGCTGCGCAAGCTGACCGCCACCATCAAGCGTACGAACTGCATGGTCATCTTCATCAACCAGATCCGGATGAAGATCGGCGTGATGTTCGGCAATCCGGAAACCACCACCGGCGGCAATGCGTTGAAGTTCTACTCCTCCGTGCGCCTGGATATCCGCCGCATCGGCTCGATCAAGAAGGGGGAAGAGGTCGTCGGCAACGAAACGCGCGTCAAGGTCGTCAAGAACAAAGTGTCCCCGCCCTTCAAGCAGGCGGAATTCGACATCATGTACGGCAG
Above is a genomic segment from Bordetella genomosp. 11 containing:
- the recA gene encoding recombinase RecA translates to MDDKTSKAAASEKAKALAAALSQIEKQFGKGSVMRYGDNEVEHDIQVVSTGSLGLDIALGVGGLPRGRVIEIYGPESSGKTTLTLQVIAEMQKIGGTCAFIDAEHALDVQYASKLGVNLTDLLISQPDTGEQALEITDALVRSGSVDLIVIDSVAALVPKAEIEGEMGDSLPGLQARLMSQALRKLTATIKRTNCMVIFINQIRMKIGVMFGNPETTTGGNALKFYSSVRLDIRRIGSIKKGEEVVGNETRVKVVKNKVSPPFKQAEFDIMYGSGISREGEIIDLGVQAGIVDKSGAWYSYKGDRIGQGKDNVREYLKEHREMALEIENRIRENQGIVSRANTFAESEAEED